From a single Brassica napus cultivar Da-Ae chromosome C9, Da-Ae, whole genome shotgun sequence genomic region:
- the LOC111201728 gene encoding uncharacterized protein LOC111201728: MSAPAANDVVSFKDRATADQAKPHNDLLVIELTIQDIDVARVLVDTGCSANIIYKSTLERMEIDLCAVTERPSPIFGLSGNATMTLGSIDLVVKAGSVTKVTEFLVIDRPTSYNAIVGTPRLNSMRAIPSTFHLCLKFPTPRGVETIQGDRRMSQVCFAAELKRKNLAIETSHKKKRKLTLDENAPERDSEVFWQSQRAEALEGKREPTCEPVISICLDESSPERCIEIGANLREPLKTELIACLKKNLNPFAWAAEEMPGIDISIMCHELNIDPTYRPVKQKGGS; encoded by the coding sequence ATGTCCGCTCCAGCAGCTAACGATGTCGTTTCTTTCAAGGACCGGGCAACGGCCGATCAGGCCAAACCCCACAACGATCTCCTTGTCATCGAGCTGACGATCCAGGACATCGACGTAGCGAGAGTGTTGGTCGACACCGGATGCTCGGCCAATATTATCTACAAAAGCACCCTCGAAAGAATGGAGATCGATCTGTGCGCCGTTACAGAAAGACCCAGCCCGATATTCGGACTCTCGGGAAATGCTACTATGACTCTTGGCTCGATCGACCTGGTTGTTAAAGCCGGGAGCGTCACCAAAGTCACGGAATTCTTAGTCATCGACCGCCCAACATCGTACAACGCGATCGTCGGTACTCCACGACTGAATTCCATGCGAGCGATCCCTTCGACATTCCATCTGTGCCTTAAGTTTCCAACCCCTCGTGGAGTCGAAACTATACAAGGAGACCGCAGGATGTCGCAAGTATGTTTCGCCGCCgagttaaaaagaaagaacttgGCGATCGAAACTTcccataaaaagaaaagaaagctgaCTCTCGATGAGAACGCCCCAGAACGAGACTCGGAAGTCTTTTGGCAATCTCAAAGGGCCGAAGCCCTAGAAGGGAAGCGCGAACCAACTTGCGAACCGGTAATTTCGATCTGCCTCGACGAATCCTCTCCGGAACGATGCATCGAGATTGGAGCCAACCTCCGCGAGCCACTAAAGACAGAGCTCATCGCCTGTCTCAAAAAGAACCTCAATCCGTTCGCTTGGGCCGCAGAAGAAATGCCAGGGATTGATATCAGCATAATGTGTCATGAGCTTAACATCGATCCGACCTACAGACCCGTCAAAcaaaaaggcggaagctag
- the LOC106423918 gene encoding transcription factor bHLH36-like — MDDCRERRRRCTKLRVSTDNNDMEKMMHREIERQRRQEMASLYASLRSLLPHHFIQSKRSTSDQVNEAANYITYLHKKIKELSSKRDELMLLSRGSFSDDSKDEMKMMNHVVVRHCLAGLEIVFSSRCCGGQPRLSSVLQVLSENGLCLLNAIYSIVDDRVIYTIQAEVNDMTLIDFRKLEESLIRMK; from the exons ATGGACGATTGTCGGGAGAGGAGAAGACGGTGTACGAAACTGAGAGTAAGTACTGATAATAACGACATGGAGAAGATGATGCATAGAGAAATCGAGAGACAAAGAAGACAAGAAATGGCTTCTCTTTATGCTTCCCTTCGTTCCCTTCTCCCTCATCACTTCATTCAG AGTAAGCGTTCCACATCTGATCAAGTGAATGAGGCTGCGAACTACATAACGTATCTGCATAAGAAGATCAAGGAGCTGAGTTCGAAGAGAGATGAGCTCATGTTACTCTCTAGAGGAAGCTTCTCTGATGATTCTAAGGatgagatgaagatgatgaatcaTGTGGTGGTTCGTCACTGTTTGGCGGGTCTGGAAATAGTATTTAGCAGCCGCTGCTGTGGTGGCCAACCACGGCTTTCTAGTGTTCTTCAAGTACTTAGTGAAAATGGTCTCTGCCTTCTTAACGCCATCTACTCTATTGTTGATGACAGGGTTATTTACACCATACAAGCTGAG GTCAACGATATGACTTTGATAGACTTCAGAAAACTTGAAGAGAGCTTAATCAGAATGAAGTAA
- the LOC106423675 gene encoding uncharacterized protein LOC106423675 codes for MNILRGSSSRPAKRSRQTCLPPGLNRPATSASLPPGATRPASSASRHPLPSLAAVMSAPERRNMPLLHPQRPNGTLWFGIDDCIRKDVVSTYQSNFWGPWWTYRMVPDEKKVAWWTSFLQQYYWDPKHHSQVRFQWEQILKSSIRDLVSKRRRSEEKKKPDFIGLADWNLMLETWQEEPHQKRSKTNSENASSNPDGLGTHRHTSGSKNHKRYAYDLTVKAGGVAPPVTEVVRMTHTRKDGTFIDKRAEGFLKAAEALALERSQGSCLTDETPSAPSTQQLNAAYIEVATNGKGRVYGLGSIQDIDDEPSETAPASLFTHVAVDGRLTTMEGVVTCLKDDVSGLKEDVIGIKRGIEVLMKMNGVDPVTFEPIQRESDASDRTPQSSQELDQNSPVH; via the exons ATGAATATCCTACGTGGTTCTTCTTCAAGGCCAGCTAAGAGGAGCCGTCAAACTTGTCTTCCTCCTGGATTGAACAGGCCTGCTACGTCCGCTTCTCTTCCTCCTGGAGCGACCAGGCCGGCTTCGTCTGCGTCTCGACATCCACTTCCAAGCTTAGCTGCTGTGATGAGTGCGCCAGAGAGACGTAACATGCCTCTTCTCCATCCACAAAGGCCCAATGGAACTTTATG GTTTGGGATAGACGATTGCATCCGGAAAGATGTAGTGTCAACATATCAGTCAAACTTTTGGGGACCATGGTGGACCTACAGAATGGTGCCAGATGAGAAGAAGGTCGCTTGGTGGACTAGTTTTCTG CAACAATACTATTGGGATCCTAAGCATCACAGTCAAGTTCGTTTTCAGTGGGAACAAATTCTGAAAAGCTCAATTAGAGACCTTGTAAGCAAGAGGAGGAgatcagaagaaaaaaagaagccaGATTTTATTGGCCTAGCAGATTGGAACTTGATGCTAGAGACTTGGCAGGAGGAGCCACACCAAAAGAGGAGCAAAACGAATTCTGAGAATGCTTCCTCAAACCCAGATGGTTTAGGCACTCACCGTCATACTTCAGGATCAAAAAACCACAAGCGTTATGCTTATGACTTG ACTGTTAAGGCTGGTGGAGTAGCACCTCCAGTCACTGAAGTAGTGCGTATGACCCATACTCGCAAGGATGGCACTTTCATTGACAAAAGAGCAGAAGGTTTTTTGAAGGCTGCCGAGGCTCTTGCATTGGAGCGATCACAAGGTTCCTGTCTGACTGATGAAACCCCATCAGCACCCTCTACCCAGCAGCTCAACGCTGCTTACATTGAA GTGGCAACCAATGGCAAAGGGCGAGTTTATGGGCTTGGTTCAATTCAGGATATTGATGATGAACCAAGTGAGACTGCACCAGCATCTTTATTTACACATGTGGCAGTTGATGGACGCTTGACCACCATGGAGGGTGTTGTAACTTGCTTGAAGGATGATGTTTCTGGCTTGAAGGAGGATGTAATTGGTATTAAGCGAGGCATTGAGGTTCTGATGAAGATGAATGGAGTGGACCCTGTTACCTTTGAACCTATTCAGCGTGAGAGCGATGCATCTGATCGAACTCCCCAATCAAGCCAAGAACTTGACCAAAATTCTCCCGTACATTAA